Proteins found in one Litoribrevibacter albus genomic segment:
- a CDS encoding CocE/NonD family hydrolase: MKKVSMFSALLVSASMAVMPLKSHSADSKWTTSGTRDYVSQPSVTSVTPSTEWQDYDREELYPNTVMTREYVTMPDGTTLAAYVTLPADESGNAIEEAFPTILIISDYNTELGNVLPPKLGTFMGAADPYMVKRGYASVTFDGRGTGNSEGTWDAWGSSQQDYEPIIDWVTAQSWNDGNIGVRGVSDLSINALFAAETGHPAIKAVFALEPIGDAYRDTAVTGGNPNTFFLTWWFTLTTMMNTLNLDIFTNPEDALPLVADHVTDALTEFQLPMTLKAIKGSDEVVYDGEFWETRSPIKRINEIKAPTFLVGAVDDLFQRGVPAMYERLKGRVETKMVILPGTHIEGAFMTTGLIELEGMPAFNQIELQWFDKYLKGMDNGAEDMPQTTQYFKGMDRMAVTTDWPAPEASAQKLYLHRDGKLKENKQPWLSWPRTLVDTGLPNACTPSASQWSLGILGFIPIPCFENNNNAGFFNLLYETSAFDSDYAINGPIQANIWLSQSNFAGSLSVRVDDLDPEGNATPISNGLINLKMRAVDQLRSRELDGERIQAWHPYTKASEKAVIPGDIMNVQLEIFPSSVVLKKGHKLRVAVGPSNLPQGISGGIDGLLQALPGTMTVFNDKNHPSNIIIPTVPLDSMTVVPNSPRPDNSLIDIIGSAL; the protein is encoded by the coding sequence ATGAAAAAAGTAAGCATGTTCTCGGCCTTACTCGTGTCGGCTTCAATGGCAGTCATGCCGCTGAAGTCACACTCGGCTGATTCAAAGTGGACGACTTCGGGTACACGAGATTACGTGTCTCAACCCAGCGTGACCAGTGTTACTCCATCTACAGAATGGCAAGATTATGACCGTGAAGAGTTATACCCTAATACAGTTATGACTCGTGAATACGTTACTATGCCTGACGGTACGACCCTTGCGGCGTATGTTACTTTACCTGCTGACGAGAGCGGAAACGCAATTGAAGAAGCGTTTCCAACGATTCTGATCATCAGTGATTACAATACGGAGCTTGGTAATGTGCTCCCTCCGAAACTCGGCACCTTTATGGGGGCGGCCGATCCTTATATGGTGAAACGTGGTTATGCATCCGTTACGTTTGATGGGCGCGGAACTGGTAATTCGGAAGGAACATGGGATGCATGGGGTAGTTCTCAGCAAGACTATGAACCCATCATAGATTGGGTCACAGCACAATCATGGAACGACGGCAATATTGGTGTGCGCGGTGTGTCTGATCTGTCAATTAACGCACTGTTTGCAGCGGAAACGGGGCATCCAGCAATCAAAGCGGTGTTTGCATTAGAACCGATCGGTGATGCTTACCGGGATACCGCAGTCACCGGTGGTAATCCAAATACGTTCTTTCTGACTTGGTGGTTTACCTTAACCACAATGATGAACACCTTGAATCTAGACATCTTTACCAACCCTGAAGATGCGTTACCGCTGGTGGCTGATCATGTTACTGATGCATTAACTGAATTTCAGTTACCTATGACGCTTAAAGCCATTAAAGGGTCGGATGAAGTTGTCTACGATGGAGAGTTTTGGGAAACACGGTCACCCATCAAGCGTATTAATGAGATCAAAGCACCTACCTTTTTGGTTGGCGCTGTGGATGATCTTTTCCAACGTGGAGTGCCTGCCATGTACGAGCGTTTGAAAGGTCGTGTTGAAACTAAAATGGTCATTTTACCTGGTACTCATATTGAAGGGGCATTCATGACCACAGGGCTTATTGAGCTTGAAGGTATGCCAGCCTTTAATCAAATAGAGCTGCAATGGTTCGATAAGTACTTAAAGGGAATGGATAATGGCGCAGAAGATATGCCTCAAACGACTCAGTATTTTAAAGGTATGGATCGTATGGCGGTGACCACTGACTGGCCAGCTCCTGAAGCGAGTGCACAGAAACTTTACTTGCATCGTGATGGTAAACTTAAGGAGAATAAGCAACCTTGGTTAAGCTGGCCACGCACATTGGTCGATACGGGATTACCAAATGCGTGTACCCCAAGTGCATCACAGTGGTCACTGGGCATTCTAGGTTTTATTCCGATTCCGTGTTTCGAGAACAATAATAATGCAGGCTTCTTTAATCTCCTGTATGAGACATCAGCTTTCGATAGTGATTACGCCATTAACGGTCCTATACAAGCAAATATCTGGTTATCCCAGAGTAACTTCGCCGGTTCCTTATCTGTACGCGTTGATGATTTAGATCCTGAAGGCAATGCGACGCCAATCAGTAATGGTCTTATCAATCTAAAAATGCGTGCAGTGGATCAGTTACGCTCTCGTGAGTTGGATGGTGAACGTATTCAGGCTTGGCATCCGTACACTAAAGCGTCAGAAAAGGCGGTTATTCCGGGTGATATTATGAATGTTCAGCTTGAGATTTTCCCGAGCAGTGTAGTTTTGAAAAAAGGACATAAGCTTCGCGTTGCTGTGGGGCCAAGTAATTTACCTCAAGGCATTTCGGGTGGCATTGACGGCTTGCTGCAAGCGTTGCCAGGTACTATGACTGTCTTCAACGATAAAAACCATCCTTCAAACATCATCATACCTACGGTTCCTTTGGACAGTATGACCGTTGTACCCAACTCACCAAGACCAGATAACTCACTGATCGACATTATTGGTAGTGCTCTTTAA
- a CDS encoding FRG domain-containing protein has translation MKTKTIERWSDFDRLVGRKHFRKWIFRGQSCSDWPLKSSLHRAFEEAQCIHKLKNGNEKNLNRIEHERVMIDRFKCNAHLYLDHLPQSEDLLSWLSLMQHYGAPTRLLDFSFSPYVALFFALESGEQDAVVYSINHNAIRNDDDEYFGKNRLEIYSRILEPTGTEDDPCLFAFEPTFSNQRLLSQQGLFVATNTLDISHEQILNEYDIQDTDVVKIVIPAKHRFEGLRKLNKMNINSSNIYPGLDGFCKSMRRQPVFGLEWQKRVGNEL, from the coding sequence ATGAAAACAAAGACAATAGAACGCTGGAGTGATTTTGATCGCCTAGTAGGGCGGAAACATTTTCGTAAATGGATTTTTAGAGGGCAATCTTGTTCGGATTGGCCTCTTAAAAGTTCGCTGCACCGAGCATTTGAGGAGGCTCAATGTATACATAAACTAAAAAACGGAAATGAAAAGAACCTCAATCGAATAGAGCATGAAAGAGTAATGATAGACCGTTTCAAGTGTAATGCTCATTTGTATCTTGATCACTTGCCTCAATCAGAAGACCTTTTAAGCTGGTTGTCTTTGATGCAACACTATGGAGCACCAACGAGACTACTAGATTTTTCATTTTCCCCCTACGTTGCCTTATTTTTTGCTTTAGAGTCTGGTGAACAAGATGCCGTTGTGTACTCCATTAATCATAATGCTATTCGTAATGACGATGATGAGTATTTTGGTAAAAATCGACTCGAAATATATTCTAGAATATTAGAACCGACTGGCACCGAAGATGACCCATGTCTTTTCGCATTTGAGCCTACTTTTTCTAATCAACGCTTACTTTCCCAACAAGGTCTGTTTGTTGCCACGAATACTTTGGATATAAGTCATGAACAGATATTAAACGAGTACGACATTCAAGATACAGATGTAGTTAAAATAGTTATCCCAGCCAAGCATAGGTTCGAAGGGCTTAGAAAATTAAATAAGATGAACATCAACTCATCCAATATATATCCTGGATTGGATGGCTTTTGTAAAAGTATGCGCCGACAGCCTGTCTTTGGACTCGAGTGGCAAAAAAGAGTCGGGAATGAGTTATAA
- a CDS encoding FRG domain-containing protein translates to MVGWVDFRKSYLLRELYERVYESIDSRGALWINGLLKNVHAAAKLVVGLALRHRMNQEVIMEKTLDDFWNSYLSFAFNNESSPEYLFRGISNKNHNLVPSIGRGAEENTGGDIETVESDLISEFKRLSVPILRADETPKSEFEWLFLAQHYGLPTRLLDWSSNPLVALYFATEKDDDIDGGVYVIKQVVTDQYEIFDYKTADYTASHKKQPSSLFAIQPNQGKFIFVRPKYSDQRYLNQRSVFSCPSNPFNSINPKDLELLTFKASWKPEIRRRLKIMGISTSFIYPGLAGIASEVKSFVHDPITSGRLKVLTCRAALELPKF, encoded by the coding sequence TTGGTAGGGTGGGTTGATTTTAGAAAATCTTACTTGCTTAGAGAACTGTACGAAAGAGTATACGAATCCATTGATTCTCGTGGAGCTTTGTGGATAAATGGTTTGTTAAAAAATGTCCATGCTGCAGCAAAGTTGGTCGTTGGACTAGCTTTAAGGCATCGAATGAATCAAGAAGTAATTATGGAAAAAACTTTAGACGATTTTTGGAACTCTTACTTATCCTTTGCATTCAATAATGAAAGTAGCCCAGAATACCTATTTCGTGGAATAAGCAATAAAAATCATAACCTTGTTCCCTCTATTGGTCGTGGAGCTGAAGAAAACACTGGTGGAGATATCGAAACAGTTGAAAGTGACTTAATTAGCGAATTTAAGCGGCTTTCAGTTCCAATTTTAAGAGCAGATGAAACACCTAAAAGCGAATTCGAATGGCTTTTCCTTGCACAGCACTATGGATTACCAACTAGGCTGCTTGATTGGTCAAGTAACCCTCTTGTTGCATTATACTTTGCTACAGAAAAAGATGACGACATTGATGGAGGAGTCTACGTAATAAAGCAGGTGGTTACAGATCAATATGAAATATTCGATTACAAAACTGCTGATTACACGGCCTCACATAAAAAACAGCCTTCAAGCTTGTTTGCAATACAGCCTAATCAGGGTAAGTTTATATTTGTTCGCCCAAAGTATTCTGATCAACGCTATTTAAATCAACGCTCTGTATTTTCCTGCCCTTCAAACCCCTTTAATAGTATCAATCCCAAAGACCTAGAACTTCTAACATTTAAAGCCAGCTGGAAACCAGAGATTAGACGCAGGCTTAAAATAATGGGGATATCCACTTCTTTTATATACCCAGGCTTAGCCGGTATTGCCTCTGAGGTAAAGTCATTTGTACATGACCCAATTACTTCAGGTCGTTTAAAGGTATTAACATGTCGCGCGGCACTAGAATTACCAAAGTTCTAG
- a CDS encoding DUF485 domain-containing protein: protein MAESSPLLDDCLLIERSLINGLPSDPHNLSGRRIMHDEIYKKIENDPRFQQLVKRRQKFAWTLSLVMLAIYYTFIMVIAFKPELLAIPLSADTITTVGIPAGVAIIVSAFVLTGIYVHRANSEFDDLNAVIVKEASK, encoded by the coding sequence ATGGCAGAAAGCAGTCCATTGCTTGACGATTGTTTGTTGATCGAGCGTTCGTTAATCAATGGATTGCCTTCTGATCCACACAACCTCAGTGGGAGAAGAATCATGCACGACGAGATCTATAAAAAAATCGAAAATGATCCGCGCTTTCAGCAGCTGGTCAAGCGTCGTCAGAAGTTTGCCTGGACATTGTCATTGGTGATGCTGGCGATTTATTACACCTTCATCATGGTGATTGCGTTCAAGCCCGAGTTGTTGGCAATTCCTTTGTCAGCGGACACCATCACCACCGTGGGGATTCCAGCGGGGGTGGCGATCATCGTGTCGGCGTTTGTGTTAACGGGCATTTATGTGCACCGCGCGAACAGTGAGTTTGATGATCTGAATGCCGTCATCGTGAAGGAGGCAAGCAAATGA
- a CDS encoding cation acetate symporter, with product MSFLTHISRRLLKMSSVFVASLLVLFSNSALADAIEVSGEQQPLNVPAITMFMIFVIGTLFITYWASRRTRSASDYYAAGGGITGFQNGLAIAGDYMSAASFLGISGLVYLSGYDGLIYSIGFLVGWPIILFMIAERLRNLGKYTFADVASYRLGQKEVRVLSAVGSLCVVSLYLIAQMVGSGKLIELLFGLPYEYAVILVGILMVMYVTFGGMLATTWVQIIKAVLLLAGATFMAIMVMKATGFDFSMLFQKAAEVHPKGESIMAPGGLVSDPISAISLGLALMFGTAGLPHILMRFFTVSDAKEARKSVFYATGFIGYFYILTFIIGFGAIVLVSTNPEFRDAAGALIGGNNMAAIHLSKAVGGDVFLGFISAVAFATILAVVSGLTLAGASAVSHDLYASVFRKGQCTEEQEIRVSKMTTVALGVVAIMLGILFEQQNIAFMVGLAFAIAASANFPVLFLSMYWKGLTTRGAMIGGWIGLLTAVTLVILGPIVWVQILGFETAIFPYKYPALFSMVAAFAGIWFFSVTDSSVAATHEKGLFRGQYIRSQTGLGAAGASAH from the coding sequence ATGAGTTTCTTGACCCATATTTCTCGTCGACTGCTGAAAATGAGTAGTGTCTTTGTGGCCAGCTTGCTGGTGTTGTTTTCTAACTCGGCGTTGGCGGATGCCATTGAGGTGTCAGGCGAGCAGCAACCGCTGAACGTGCCTGCCATTACCATGTTCATGATCTTCGTGATCGGTACTTTGTTTATTACTTATTGGGCGTCTCGTCGTACCCGTTCGGCGTCGGATTACTACGCGGCGGGCGGTGGTATCACTGGCTTCCAGAATGGTTTGGCGATCGCAGGGGATTACATGAGTGCGGCGTCCTTCCTGGGTATTTCCGGCTTGGTGTATCTGTCTGGGTACGATGGCTTGATCTATTCCATCGGCTTCCTGGTGGGTTGGCCAATCATCTTGTTTATGATTGCCGAGCGCTTGCGTAACCTGGGTAAATACACCTTTGCGGATGTGGCGTCTTACCGTTTGGGTCAAAAAGAAGTGCGCGTGTTGTCGGCGGTGGGTTCGCTGTGCGTGGTGTCTTTGTATCTGATCGCTCAAATGGTGGGCTCAGGTAAGTTGATCGAGTTGCTGTTCGGTTTGCCGTATGAGTACGCGGTAATTCTGGTGGGCATCTTGATGGTGATGTACGTGACCTTTGGTGGCATGTTGGCGACCACTTGGGTGCAGATCATTAAAGCCGTGCTGTTGTTAGCGGGTGCGACCTTCATGGCGATCATGGTGATGAAAGCGACCGGTTTTGATTTCTCGATGTTGTTCCAGAAAGCAGCGGAAGTGCATCCGAAAGGGGAGTCTATTATGGCGCCGGGTGGTTTGGTGTCTGATCCGATCTCTGCGATTTCTTTGGGCTTGGCGTTGATGTTTGGTACTGCGGGTCTGCCTCATATCCTGATGCGTTTCTTCACGGTAAGTGATGCGAAAGAAGCTCGTAAGTCAGTGTTCTATGCAACAGGGTTCATCGGTTACTTCTACATTCTGACTTTCATCATTGGGTTCGGTGCGATTGTGTTGGTGTCGACCAATCCTGAGTTCCGTGATGCAGCGGGTGCCTTGATCGGTGGTAACAACATGGCAGCGATTCACTTGTCGAAAGCGGTGGGTGGTGATGTCTTCCTTGGTTTCATTTCAGCGGTGGCGTTCGCAACGATTCTTGCAGTGGTGTCTGGTTTAACCTTGGCGGGGGCGTCTGCGGTGAGCCATGACTTGTACGCGAGTGTGTTCCGTAAAGGTCAGTGTACTGAAGAGCAAGAGATTCGTGTGTCTAAGATGACCACTGTGGCCTTGGGTGTTGTGGCAATCATGTTGGGGATTCTGTTCGAGCAACAAAATATTGCCTTCATGGTGGGCTTGGCCTTCGCTATTGCGGCAAGTGCGAACTTCCCTGTGTTGTTCCTCTCTATGTACTGGAAAGGCTTAACCACACGCGGTGCGATGATCGGTGGCTGGATCGGTTTGTTAACCGCAGTGACGTTGGTGATTCTCGGGCCAATCGTGTGGGTGCAGATCCTTGGCTTTGAAACGGCGATCTTCCCGTACAAATATCCTGCGCTATTCTCTATGGTTGCAGCCTTTGCGGGTATCTGGTTCTTCTCTGTAACCGATAGCTCGGTTGCGGCGACCCATGAGAAAGGCTTGTTCCGTGGGCAGTATATTCGTTCGCAGACTGGTTTAGGTGCTGCGGGCGCGAGCGCCCACTAA
- a CDS encoding putative nucleotidyltransferase substrate binding domain-containing protein, giving the protein MSSSNSSVIPDASSSSGSSPASSPASFSPNYSQDIPTSLTLPPFDVLSERQRVQLAGRMNIHYFPKGTTIIEQGERPTGLFILMKGVVEERQAQSDGNEVKVFTHYHQDDLLDVSSVDRAGHLVAAKHEFVAVEDSLAYEIPNGLWLEYVEQVPQMLAYLHGDIDQKLDLSKPEHHQNLAEFILTRIDESVCEPILRVNLNAHLGFVLEHLLDEPSGCVLVEGKGFEGIGSHIGQTQKPIEDDNDFQVIITKTDMLREIDRLSKLADPLPNIMTLSLSQSALIKQKPLVSVALGEYLFNAMLLMTKHGVERVLVTDDDAIVGVLYQTQLLSLFSTHSHVLSLRIARANTLSQLKEASSKLDAMVATLFSNGIRVQFLMSLVSTLNEMIIGKAFQIIMPKEVQQNTALMVMGSEGRGEQILKTDQDNALIIRDGFHYEGLSDKLDAFSYTLEELGYPKCKGRVMVNNPHWVAHQQVWLHRIRALTLVPNNDRLMELAILQDAHYIEGDSNLFDEFKSDLSGGVAFSDSVLAEYAATALKFETPLTFWGSLKSDHDQIDIKQGGLFPIVHGVRAFALKHGVKALSTMERIDVLEQRRLLEASLARKLKHGFCLLIRFRLQQQLNHLKDQDRDSINQLKPSELNRTERDLLRQSLHTVKKFKQRLIHHFHLEMR; this is encoded by the coding sequence ATGTCTTCATCAAACTCTTCAGTCATTCCGGATGCGTCGTCTTCTTCTGGATCATCTCCGGCTTCTTCTCCTGCGTCCTTTTCACCTAACTACTCGCAAGACATTCCAACGTCTTTGACCTTGCCGCCGTTTGATGTGTTGAGTGAGCGTCAGCGTGTTCAATTGGCCGGGCGGATGAACATTCATTACTTCCCCAAGGGCACGACAATCATCGAGCAGGGGGAGCGCCCGACCGGGTTATTTATCTTGATGAAGGGTGTGGTCGAAGAACGACAGGCACAGAGTGATGGTAATGAGGTGAAAGTGTTTACTCACTATCATCAGGATGATTTGTTGGATGTATCGTCTGTTGATCGGGCGGGGCATCTGGTGGCGGCCAAACATGAGTTTGTGGCGGTGGAGGATTCTCTGGCCTATGAAATCCCTAACGGTTTGTGGTTGGAATACGTCGAACAAGTGCCGCAAATGCTGGCGTATTTGCATGGCGATATTGATCAGAAGTTGGATCTCAGCAAGCCCGAGCATCATCAGAATCTGGCGGAATTTATCTTAACGCGCATTGATGAGTCGGTGTGTGAACCCATCCTGCGGGTGAACCTCAACGCCCACTTGGGCTTTGTCTTAGAGCATTTGTTGGATGAGCCCAGCGGCTGTGTATTGGTGGAAGGTAAGGGTTTTGAAGGTATAGGTTCTCATATTGGACAGACGCAGAAACCGATTGAGGATGACAATGACTTTCAAGTGATCATCACCAAAACCGACATGCTGCGGGAGATTGATCGCCTTTCAAAGCTGGCTGATCCGCTTCCCAACATCATGACGTTATCTCTCAGCCAAAGTGCGCTGATTAAGCAAAAGCCGTTGGTATCCGTCGCCTTGGGGGAGTATTTGTTTAATGCCATGTTGCTGATGACTAAGCATGGTGTGGAGCGTGTGCTGGTAACGGATGATGACGCCATTGTTGGTGTGCTCTACCAGACGCAATTGCTGAGTTTATTCTCCACCCACAGCCATGTGTTGAGTTTGCGAATCGCCAGAGCTAACACCCTCAGCCAGTTGAAAGAGGCGTCTTCAAAACTTGATGCGATGGTCGCGACCTTGTTCAGTAATGGCATTCGGGTTCAATTCTTGATGAGTCTCGTCAGTACCTTGAATGAAATGATCATTGGCAAGGCGTTTCAGATCATCATGCCGAAAGAGGTTCAACAAAACACCGCGTTAATGGTGATGGGCAGTGAAGGGCGGGGTGAGCAAATCCTCAAAACGGATCAGGACAATGCCTTGATCATTCGGGATGGATTTCACTACGAAGGCTTATCCGACAAGCTCGATGCCTTTTCTTATACCCTGGAAGAGTTGGGCTACCCCAAATGTAAAGGTCGGGTGATGGTCAATAATCCGCATTGGGTGGCTCATCAACAGGTTTGGTTGCATCGCATTCGAGCGCTGACCTTAGTGCCAAATAACGATCGTCTAATGGAGTTGGCTATTCTGCAAGATGCTCACTATATCGAAGGAGATAGCAACTTATTCGATGAATTTAAGAGTGATTTGTCGGGCGGTGTGGCCTTTTCGGATTCGGTTCTGGCGGAATATGCCGCGACGGCGCTGAAGTTTGAAACGCCGTTAACCTTTTGGGGAAGTTTAAAATCCGATCATGATCAGATCGACATCAAACAGGGTGGGCTATTCCCCATCGTGCATGGCGTTCGTGCATTTGCACTCAAGCATGGTGTGAAAGCCTTATCGACGATGGAACGCATCGATGTATTGGAACAGCGTCGATTGCTTGAAGCGTCCTTGGCGCGAAAGTTAAAGCACGGCTTTTGTTTGTTGATTCGCTTTCGTTTGCAGCAACAGCTTAATCATCTGAAGGATCAGGATAGAGATTCTATTAACCAACTTAAACCGAGCGAATTGAATCGGACCGAGCGGGATTTACTGCGCCAGAGTTTGCATACGGTGAAGAAGTTTAAGCAACGCTTGATACATCATTTCCATTTGGAAATGCGCTAA
- a CDS encoding exonuclease domain-containing protein → MTWLRQAFSKMAPTFSLFTPKPLPDTLVCLDTETTSMNVKDAQLLSIGAVRIRNGVIQGEEKFDVLVKREDSETTDHDEHTAIPIHRILPQDSQQGIPLEQALTSLRLFIGHAPIVGYNIDFDRKVLEKHLGAKLKNDFIEVSDQFLKRETRRRMSSAPGGHIDLSFDHICETLDVPVFARHSALGDAITTAMVYLKLR, encoded by the coding sequence ATGACGTGGCTTCGACAAGCGTTTTCAAAAATGGCGCCAACCTTTTCACTATTCACGCCGAAGCCCTTGCCGGATACCTTGGTGTGTCTCGATACCGAAACCACCTCTATGAATGTCAAAGACGCGCAACTACTCAGCATCGGTGCGGTGCGAATTCGTAACGGTGTGATTCAAGGGGAAGAAAAGTTTGATGTGTTGGTGAAGCGGGAGGATTCTGAAACAACCGATCACGATGAACACACAGCCATCCCCATTCATCGAATTCTTCCACAAGATTCCCAACAGGGAATCCCCTTAGAACAGGCATTAACCTCATTACGGCTGTTTATAGGCCATGCGCCTATCGTTGGTTACAACATCGACTTTGACCGCAAAGTGTTGGAAAAACACTTGGGCGCTAAGTTAAAAAATGACTTCATCGAAGTGTCTGATCAGTTCCTGAAACGGGAAACGAGACGCCGAATGAGTTCTGCTCCCGGTGGACATATCGACCTCAGTTTTGATCACATCTGCGAAACCTTGGATGTCCCTGTCTTTGCCCGTCACAGTGCCTTGGGTGATGCCATTACTACTGCGATGGTGTATTTGAAATTACGATAA
- a CDS encoding addiction module protein: MMTLQQALQDAKKLSKKERAELAHSLLNSLEEGQDDNVEQAWLDVANQRLKALESGEQDAVSWDDIKKEIRD, encoded by the coding sequence ATGATGACTTTACAACAAGCACTTCAGGATGCGAAAAAACTGTCCAAAAAAGAGCGGGCGGAGTTAGCTCATTCCTTATTAAATTCGCTCGAAGAAGGCCAGGATGACAATGTTGAGCAAGCTTGGCTGGATGTTGCCAATCAACGCCTGAAAGCATTGGAATCCGGTGAACAAGATGCAGTTAGCTGGGACGACATCAAAAAAGAAATCAGAGATTAA
- a CDS encoding type II toxin-antitoxin system RelE/ParE family toxin — MLSIIFHRDVRDDIKSSYQWYERQAEGLGEDFLKELEASFKHIAETPELYSVMKLPIRRCVLQQFPFSVLYRIRTDVIYVVAVMHNRRKPSYWHKRLL, encoded by the coding sequence TTGCTATCTATCATCTTTCATCGTGATGTTAGGGATGACATCAAAAGCTCCTACCAATGGTATGAGCGTCAAGCCGAAGGCTTAGGTGAAGACTTCCTGAAAGAGCTGGAGGCTTCATTCAAACATATTGCTGAAACTCCAGAACTTTATTCTGTGATGAAGCTACCTATTCGTCGTTGTGTCCTGCAACAGTTTCCCTTTTCAGTGCTATACCGCATTCGTACCGATGTAATTTATGTTGTAGCAGTGATGCATAATCGACGAAAGCCTTCCTATTGGCACAAACGATTATTGTAA
- a CDS encoding response regulator transcription factor translates to MKILIVEDDVALATSIAEFLELQDAECDFAYNGLAGVELATQESFDVIILDLMLPKLDGMDVCQELRRQGNSTPILMLTAMGTTEDQLSGFRTGVDDYVVKPCPMPLLWARLNALYRRSLNQQALHTLGPLTVDIESRRLQRDGVDITLTPTEWKILEILLRHSPKVVSRSDIEQWVWPDEEPDKGRLNVHLHALRKAVDKPFEFPLIKTVTGLGLSISAES, encoded by the coding sequence ATGAAAATACTGATTGTCGAAGATGATGTAGCGTTGGCAACGTCGATTGCAGAGTTTCTGGAACTGCAAGATGCCGAGTGTGATTTTGCCTATAACGGGCTAGCGGGTGTTGAGCTGGCGACGCAAGAGTCCTTCGATGTGATTATTCTGGATTTGATGCTGCCCAAGCTGGATGGCATGGATGTCTGCCAGGAGCTGCGCCGACAAGGTAATAGCACGCCGATCTTAATGTTAACGGCGATGGGGACGACGGAAGATCAGTTATCGGGGTTTCGTACTGGTGTTGATGATTATGTGGTGAAGCCGTGTCCGATGCCTTTGTTATGGGCGAGACTCAATGCCCTGTATCGACGTTCTTTAAATCAACAGGCGTTGCATACATTAGGGCCGTTGACGGTGGATATTGAATCCCGCCGACTGCAGCGTGATGGTGTAGACATTACGCTAACGCCTACCGAGTGGAAAATCCTGGAAATCCTGTTGCGACACAGCCCGAAGGTTGTCTCTCGTTCTGACATCGAACAGTGGGTGTGGCCGGACGAAGAACCGGATAAAGGTCGTTTGAATGTGCATTTACATGCGTTGAGAAAAGCGGTGGATAAGCCCTTTGAATTTCCGTTAATTAAAACCGTCACCGGTTTAGGGTTGAGCATCAGTGCAGAATCATAA